A genomic window from Lotus japonicus ecotype B-129 chromosome 1, LjGifu_v1.2 includes:
- the LOC130742708 gene encoding cyclic nucleotide-gated ion channel 1-like codes for MNFHQDKFVRFQDWNSDKGSEINSPAIHASGSRRIRTTLYSVSAKFQRGFESSSERIMRFAKSFKSFPQSSVPAKCFSSRKKILDPQGPFLQKWNKIFVLSCLIAVSLDPLFFYVPVIDDDKKCLSRDRKMETTATVLRSFSDIFYIIHIIFQFRTGFIAPSSRVFGRGVLVKDAWAIAKRYLASYFFIDILAVLPLPQVVILIIIPKLRGSESLNTKNLLKFVVFFQYFPRFIRIIPLYKEVTRTSGILTETAWAGAAFNLFLYMLASHVIGAFWYLFSIERETTCWQRACRTNITCNKADLYCDDRRVLGPTISTFLNASCPIQTPNTTLFNFGIFLDALQSGVVESTDFPQKFFYCFWWGLRNLSALGQNLETSTYVWEISFAIFISIAGLVLFAFLIGNMQTYLQSTTTRLEEMRVKRRDAEQWMSHRLLPDSLKERIRRHEQYKWQETRGVDEDHLIRDLPKDLRRDIKRHLCLALLMRVPIFEKMDEQLLDAMCDRLKPVLYTKESCIVREGDPVDEMLFIMRGKLLTVTTNGGRTGFFNSEFLKAGDFCGEELLTWALDPHSSSNLPISTRTVQTLAEVEAFALKADDLKFVASQFRRLHSKQLRHTFRFYSQQWRTWAACFIQAAWRRYSKRKLEESLKEEENRLQDALAKQGGTSPSLGATIYASRFAANALRALRRNNTRKTRVPERLPPILLQKPAEPDFTAEEQ; via the exons GCGAAATCATTCAAATCTTTTCCTCAGAGCAGTGTTCCTGCTAAATGTTTTAGTTCTAGAAAGAAAATCCTTGATCCACAGGGTCCTTTCCTTCAAAAGTGGAACAAGATATTTGTGCTATCGTGTCTTATTGCTGTATCACTAGATCCTTTGTTCTTCTACGTACCTGTGATTGATGATGACAAGAAATGTCTTTCACGGGACAGAAAAATGGAAACTACGGCAACTGTTTTAAGATCTTTCTctgatattttttatataatccATATAATTTTCCAATTTCGAACTGGATTCATTGCTCCCTCTTCTCGAGTATTTGGAAGAGGTGTTTTGGTTAAAGATGCTTGGGCAATAGCAAAGAGGTATCTGGCATCATACTTCTTCATTGACATACTTGCCGTTCTTCCCCTCCCACAG GTGGTGATTCTAATTATCATTCCAAAGCTGAGAGGCTCTGAATCACTGAATACAAAGAACTTGCTAAAATTTGTTGTCTTCTTCCAATATTTTCCACGGTTTATACGAATAATTCCATTATATAAAGAAGTTACAAGGACCTCTGGCATTCTTACTGAAACAGCTTGGGCTGGAGCTGCATTCAATCTCTTTCTTTACATGCTTGCAAGTCAT GTTATTGGTGCCTTTTGGTACTTGTTTTCTATAGAAAGAGAAACCACATGCTGGCAACGTGCCTGTAGAACAAATATCACATGTAACAAGGCGGATCTGTATTGTGATGATCGTCGTGTCTTAGGCCCAACAATTTCAACGTTCCTCAATGCTTCTTGCCCAATACAAACTCCAAATACAACACTCTTTAATTTTGGAATATTCCTTGACGCCCTTCAATCAGGGGTTGTAGAGTCAACAGATTTTCCACAGAAGTTCTTTTATTGTTTTTGGTGGGGCCTAAGAAATTTGAG TGCTCTTGGTCAGAACCTGGAAACAAGTACCTATGTTTGGGAAATCTCCTTTGCAATTTTCATTTCCATTGCTGGTTTGGTGTTATTTGCCTTCCTCATTGGAAATATGCAG ACATATTTGCAGTCAACAACTACGAGATTGGAGGAGATGAGAGTGAAAAGGAGAGATGCAGAACAGTGGATGTCTCATAGATTACTTCCTGACAGCCTTAAAGAAAGAATCAGACGACACGAGCAGTACAAATGGCAAGAAACCAGAGGTGTTGATGAAGACCATTTGATTCGTGATCTTCCCAAGGATTTAAGAAGGGACATTAAGCGTCATCTTTGCTTGGCTTTGCTGATGAGG GTGCCAATATTTGAGAAAATGGATGAGCAACTTCTGGATGCAATGTGTGACCGTCTCAAGCCAGTGCTTTACACGAAAGAAAGCTGCATTGTCCGGGAAGGAGACCCTGTTGATGAAATGCTTTTCATAATGCGCGGCAAGCTATTGACCGTGACAACTAACGGTGGAAGAACGGGCTTCTTTAACTCTGAATTCCTCAAGGCTGGTGACTTCTGTGGAGAGGAGCTTCTCACATGGGCATTAGATCCTCATTCCTCATCCAACCTCCCCATCTCAACAAGAACTGTCCAAACTCTTGCAGAAGTGGAAGCCTTTGCTCTGAAAGCTGATGACTTGAAGTTTGTCGCGTCTCAATTCCGGCGTCTTCACAGCAAGCAGCTTCGCCACACTTTCAGGTTCTACTCACAACAATGGCGCACTTGGGCTGCATGCTTCATACAAGCAGCGTGGAGGCGGTATAGTAAGAGGAAGCTTGAAGAGTCTCTCAAGGAAGAGGAGAATAGGCTGCAAGATGCTTTGGCCAAGCAAGGTGGTACTTCACCTAGTCTTGGTGCCACAATATATGCTTCTAGATTTGCTGCTAATGCACTGAGAGCTTTAAGGAGAAATAACACTAGGAAGACCAGGGTACCAGAGAGATTACCACCTATTCTGCTTCAGAAACCAGCTGAACCTGATTTTACTGCTGAAGAGCAGTAG